Part of the Vigna unguiculata cultivar IT97K-499-35 chromosome 3, ASM411807v1, whole genome shotgun sequence genome, TGTTGAGTTTAGGCATTGGCCAAAAGGTAAGCCTCAATGACCTTAAAGAGAGCATCACTCTTGGCTTTGCCAGCTTTGAGTTCATCTTCATTGGGTGGAGCATCTCCTTTGCTGTGGTATTTTATGTTCAGCTTCACCACAGAGCCTCCGTTGGGGCCATCACTGAGTTTGGTGTCGATTGTGATCTTCTCTGCAGTGTCTGGCAAGGCAACACCTCCAACAATGCTGTAGCTGTATCCCAAGTTTGCCTCATCTATTGCTTCTATTTTGTGCAACACAAACTTTGTCTCTCCATCTGTTACATTCATTCACAATTCACAGTTAGATTATATTATTAATGGAGATGTACAAAATAAGAGTGAAGATGTTACGTACCCTCAAGGAAAGAGATCTTCTTGATGGTTCCGGGGCCACCGTTGCCCTCCACGATTTCAACACTCTTGAAGGAATCAACCGCCTTTGGGACGATGTTGTCGGCGTCTTTCACAAGAGCTTTGTAAAGGGTGGCAGGAGCCACGGGAGAAGTGGTTTCGTCCTCGAATGTGAAAACGGCCATGCTTAATAGAACTGAGATGGAAGAGAATGGAAAAGTGTATGATATGAGAATATAAGGAGAAGAAGATGTTTGGTTTGTGGGTATTTGGCAGAGGAGTGGTATCTATTTATAGCTCAGAgcatttggtagcataacacatGAAAGTGTGAATGAAGCTTCTCATTGGCGGTTCTTTGTTAGCAGTGTCGTTCTCTCCCAATAAACAATTTTCTTGAGAGATAGTATGTCATGCTGTATTATTCTTTCTTACTTTTCTATTAtcactttcatctttttctgtTTGTCAAATGTCGTGTCTGGAAAACTTTCaaaatcaaacaacacaaattGCATACACGTCAGTTTCAACGATCAACGATGCCGACTGTTTTGTTTGCTGATGTGCACAGATTATCTAAGACTCTCATGTTttcttaaatcaaataaatttggtcatttcaaaattttatgtaattttttaaaacattacgttattatatattcttatatatttaaaaatccaTTATATTTATACTTTAGTGGAAAAGACATAGGATATGTTATTGCCACTCATccttaattttatattcttagaaaagtttaataaataaatattttaacatataacatttcatttttttatgcattttataCAATTACAATAACAGTTTCAGTCTTTACTATCATACAGTTAATGATATATTGGCTTggtttataattaataaattgtgAATCAAATTATTCCTTTGACGCGGATAGCCTGTGATGCTTTTTTAAGACGCCTTCTAGATGCTGTTTCTTTTATCAGAAATGTCACCTTGTTGGAGGAATTggacggttttttataaccagtTTTCAGGAAGTACCATTacacaattaaatatatttatactatGTATTAATTTTGCTTTTCGGTCtatgttttcaatattttgcTTTAAATTAACAATCTAAAATCactgattaatatttttaaaaagtattccTCATATTTATTAACAAATGGTTTTCAACGTACAAAATTTCTATGAGagttgtttttagtttctgtCAAGCATtttacaaatgattaaattttattttatttttatattaattttctttttcgaCAAATAAAGAATATACTGTCCCAACCATGAACAAAAactatttatgaataaaaaaaatacatttaaaattactACACTAACATGTTAATTATTATGATACAATCAAAATCAAGTATTGAATAATTCCatccaaaataacataaatattgttaagagaaccttaaatcatatatatcaaattagagttgaaaaaaatattattgtaataaaaccatttagttttatttgttcTAGAAGTATCTCAATTCTTTTTCTGTATCTGGACAGTTTCTCTGTACATATAATACATTCTTCTGAACTTATttcacatataaaaaatatctggATCCATTTGTCCAATTGTGACGTCTTGAGTAATTTTTCTTGTGTCTTGACTTTCAATTATACAGTCACCAATGACTTATTACATTCATATTTGATTTGAAgatctaatatataatttaaaaatggcTTCACAATTAACATTGATAACTATTATGTAATGagacatttttatatttcattcaaatcaaATGATAATAAAGACTATAAATATCTATTATTTAACTTGTACAAGcctaataataatatgatggtACCCCTGaatttataacttaattttaaattagttatt contains:
- the LOC114177113 gene encoding pathogenesis-related protein 2-like: MAVFTFEDETTSPVAPATLYKALVKDADNIVPKAVDSFKSVEIVEGNGGPGTIKKISFLEDGETKFVLHKIEAIDEANLGYSYSIVGGVALPDTAEKITIDTKLSDGPNGGSVVKLNIKYHSKGDAPPNEDELKAGKAKSDALFKVIEAYLLANA